From the genome of Mycobacterium kansasii ATCC 12478:
GGCATTTTGACCGACGATCAGATCGCCGCATTGAGTCCAGAGCAACGGCGAGAGCTCATTTCCCGGCTGGAGCGGCCACTGGGTGAGTTGGTGGACGAGACCACCCTCGCGCGGACTAGGCGCATCCGGTTGCGGCTGGTCATCGGCTGCGCTCTGGTACTGATCCCGTGGACGGTATTTCTGGGGCTGACCTTGCCGGCCAACTACGTCGCGAACAATTGGCCGGCCACCTGGGTGGGTTTCGACGTCCTGCTGGTCGGGTTCATGACGGCCACGGCGGTGCTGGGCTACCTGCGCCGCCAGCTGTTGCTGCTCACCGCGTTCACCACAGGGGTACTGCTGATCTGTGACGCCTGGTTCGATCTGATGACGGCCGGGCCGGACGAGCGGTGGTGGTCGGTACTCACCGCGATCTTCCTCGAGCTGCCGGTGGCCATCGTGATGATCACCAGCGCGCAGCGCATCATGCGCCTTACCCTCGCGCGGCTCTGGCTGATCCGACCCGGGACGCGGCTGTGGCACCTGCCGCTGTTTCCGTGAGGTGGTAGAGCTTCGGGTCGGCGAGTTCGTCGAGCAACGACGCGAGCTGGTCGACGAGCTGGTCCGGGTCGAGTTGCAGGTCCCCGGCCAGCCAGGCGCTGATGGTCTGGCCGACACCGCCGACGACGAAGTGCGCGCCCGCCTTGATGTGCTCGTTTGCCGTGATGCGCAGCGCGTTGCCGGCATGCTGGCCGGACAACATGGCGAACAGCGCGCTGGATTCGGCGCGCTTACGCATCACCACGGGATTGGCCAGTTGGGTGCTGAACAGCAGGCGTCCGATGCGGGCGTCGCCGGCGATGGCCTGCACCACATTGGCCATCCCGGCGCGAGCCTGCTCGTGTGACGGTACCGCCGCCACCGCGGCCTGGGTGGTGGTGGCCAGCTCGGCGACCACCCAGTCGAACACGCCGCTGACGAATTCGTCCTTGTCGGCGAAACTTTCGTAGAAATACCGGGCGGACAGGCCGGCCCGGCGGCAGACGCCGCGGACCGTGAGTTCAGCGATGTCGCCGTCGTCGCAACCGAGCAGGTCCAGGCCGGCGTCCAGGAGTTGCCGACGCCGCGCCGCCAGTCGCTGGGCCGCCTCGACGCCGCGGTACGGACGTGCGGAGGGTTCGACTGAACCGGAGTCTTCGGTCACGAACGCCATCTTGACACCAGGGCGAGGATTCGGACAAGATCAGGAAACGGCTGTTAGCACAATTTGCGGGCCGGCTCGGCAGGAGGACGTATGGTGGCAACTTCCGCTGCGGTTCGCCAGCCCATTCCCCATGTCGAACGTCCGGTGGCCGACCCACCCCGGCCCGGGCGGGCCAGGCGCGGGCGGTCGTCCGCCACCGAGGACAACTTGATGGGTATCGCGCTGCTGGCCGGTCCGGCCAACGTCATCATGCAGCTGGCGCGACCCGGCGTCGGCTGCGGCGTGGTGGAGAGCCGGGTCGAGAGCGGCCGTTTGGACCTGCACCCGATCAAGCGGACGCGCACCACCTTTACCTATATCGCGGTGGCCATGGCTGGCAGCGACGAGCAGAAGGCCGCTTACCGCCGCGCGGTGAACCGGGCGCACGCTCAGGTGTACTCGACATCCGAAAGTCCGGTGCAGTACAACGCATTTGACCCCGAGTTGCAGCTGTGGGTGGCGGCATGTATGTGCAAGGGCGCGGCTGATGTGCACCGCATCTTCGTCGGCGAATTGGACGATGTTGAGGCCGAGCGACATTACCGCGAGACGATGGCGCTGGCCACCACGCTGCAGGTACCCGCGGAGATGTGGCCGCCGGATCGAGCTGCTTTTGACCGGTACTGGCAAGATTCGCTGGAAAAGGTGCGTATCGACGGCGCCGTTCGCGACTACCTGTATCCGATTGCCGCAGCCCGGATACCGGGTGTTCCCGTGCCCGGCGTGCTGCGCAAGGTTCCGGAAAGTATCGCGCTGCTGATCACCACTGGCTTTCTGCCGCAACGGTTTCGCGACGAGATGCGGTTACCCTGGGATGCCGGCAGGCAACGGTGTTTCGACCGGCTGATGGCGGTGATAGGGGCGCTGAACGGCATGATGCCGCGGGCCGTCCGGCAATTCCCGTTCAACCTGATGCTCTGGGACTTGGACCGGCGGATCAAGGCCGGGCGCCCGTTGGTGTAGCGGGTGAGAGCCCCGCCTTGAGTGGCCAACTTGCTTGGGCGCTTGCCCACCAATGCCGGCCGGCGCCAGGAGCATTGCCCACGAAACCGCGGTTGCCGTAGACCCGAGCCGTCCGGCTACGCCAACCCGTTCAACCCGTCCGCGCCGACCAGTCCGCCGGTGCCGCCGGTGCCGGCCTTGCCGTTGGTCGCAGCCTTCCCGCCGTTACCGCCGTTGCCGCCGTCGCCGACCAGGATGGCGTTGCCGCCGTTACCGCCGTTGCCGCCGGTGCCGTTGGTCGGTCCGGCGTCCCCGCCGGCGCCGCCATTACCGCCGCTGCCGAACAACCCGGCCGCGCCGCCTACCCCGCCTTTACCGCCGGTGCCGGCGGGGGTAGCACCGCCCCCGGCGGCTCCACCGGCGCCGCCGGCGCCGCCGGAGCCGATGAGGAAGCCGGCTTTGCCGCCGGCGCCACCGGCACCGCCGGTGCCGGCGTTGCCGCCGGCCCCGCCCCACCCGCCGTTACCGCCGGCGCCGCCGGAGCCAAAGAGCAAGCCACCGGACCCGCCGGCCCCACCGGCCCCACCGAGATTGTTGGAGACGCCGCCGCTGCCGCCGGCGCCGCCGGACGGACCTAGGGCGAACATACCGGCGTTGCCGCCGGCCCCGCCGGCTCCGCCGTTGCTGCCGGTGGAGCCGCCGCCGGAGCCGCCGGTGCCACCGGCGCCGAACAGCCCGCCGTCGCCGCCGGCCCCGCCGTTGCCGATGAACATGCCGGCCCCTCCGGTGCCGCCGGCTCCGAAGACCAAGCCGCTCCCACCTTTGCCGCCGCCTCCACCGAACCCGCCGGCTCCCCCGGCCCCGCCGTCGGCGAACAGCCCGCCGGTACCGCCGTCGCCGCCGACGCCGGTCGGGTTACCGGGGGCGGCCCCGGCGCCGCCGGTTCCGGCGGCGCCGAAGAAGAAGCCGGCGTTGCCGCCGCGCCCGCCGGCCCCGCCCGCGCCGCCGTTGCCGAACCCGCCGGTGCCGCCGGTCCCGCCGGAGCCGATCAGCAGGGCGGAACCGCCGGCGCCGCCGGCGCCACCTTTCCCGCCGACGCCGGTGGCTATCCCGCCGCTTCCGCCGGTGCCGCCGCTGCCGAACAGGACCCCACCGGCCCCGCCGGCCCCGCCGGGCCCGCCCGTGCCGCCGGCGGCGGTATTGGTGTTGCCGTGCCCGCCGTTGCCGCCGTTGCCGAACAACCACCCGCCGTCGCCGCCGCGAGTCGAGGTCCCCGGAGCCCCGTTGGCGCCGTTGCCGATCAGCGGACGCCCGGTCAATGCCTGGACGGGCTGGTTAACCACATTGAGCACATCCTGTTGCAGGGTGTGCAGCGGGTTGGGGCTGGGCGGAGCGGGTATTCCGTCTGCACCCAACAGCAGCCCACCGAGGCCGCCGAGGCCGGCCTTGCCCGGGGTCACGCCGGTGCCTCCGCTGCCGCCGTTACCGCCGTTCCCGATCAGCACGCCGTTGCCGCCGGCGCCGCCGTTGCCGCCGGCAGCGGCCGCGCTGGCGCCGCCATCACCGCCGTTACCACCGTTGCCGATCAGCCCGGGCTTGCCGCCGCCCCCGCCGGCCCCACCGGGGCCGGTGTTACCAGCGCCGCCGGTGCCGCCGGCCCCGCCGGAGCCGTTGAGCATGCCAGCGTTGCCGCCGGCCCCGCCGGCGCCGCCCTTGGTCAAGCCCGCCCCGCCGGCGCCACCGGCGCCGCCGGAGCCAAAGAACATGCCGGCGTTGCCGCCGGTCCCGCCGTCCCCACCGCTGGTGACGAAGCCTTGTCCGCCGGAGCCGCCGGCTCCGCCCGCGGCTCCGATGGCGAGCATGCCGGCGTCGCCGCCGCTCCCGCCGGCGCCACCCACGCTGGCCGCCCCGCCGGGGCCACCGGTACCACCGGCACCGAACATCCCGCCGGCGCCGCCCGCTCCGCCTTTCCCGCCGGTGCCGGCGACGACGCTGCCCGTTGCGCCGGCCCCGCCGGTACCACCGTCGGAGAACATCCCGCCGGCCCCGCCGGCCCCGCCGGCCCCGCCGGATGAGCCGGCTCCACCGGCCCCGCCGACCCCGCCGTCGGAGAACAGCCCGCCGGCCCCGCCGGCCCCGCCGGCCCCGCCGGTGGCACCGATGCCGTTGGTCAACCCGCCGGGGCCACCGTTGCCGGCAGCGCCGAAGAGCATGCCGGCGTTGCCGCCGGCCCCGCCGGCCCCGCCGGTCGCGCCGCCGGCATCTGTCGAGCTCCCGCCGGCGCCGCCGGCACCGCCGGCGCCGACCAGCACGGCATTCCCGCCCGCTCCGCCGGCCCCGCCGGCTTTGCCGGCGGCCGAGGTGTTGCCGCCGGCCCCGCCGGCCCCGCCGCTACCGAACAGCCCGGCGGCTCCGCCGGAACCGCCTTTCCCGCCGTCGGCGGTCGTCGAGGACGTTCCGGACCCGCCGGCGCCGCCGTTGCCGATCAGCCAACCGCCGGCCCCGCCGTTGGCTCCGGTCCCCGGGGCCCCGTTGGCGCCATTGCCGATCAGTGGACGCCCGGTAGCGGCGACGAACGGCGCATTGATCGCATCGAGGAGGGGCTGCAGCGGCGTCGCAGCGGCATAGTCGGCGGCCGCATACGACGTCCCGCCCGCGGTCAGGGCCTGCACAAACTGCTGATGGAATGCGGCCGCTTGCCCGCTCAGCACCTGATAGGCCTGGCCGTGTGCGCCGAACAGCGCCGCAATCGCCGCCGAAACCTCGTCCGCGCCCGCGGCCAGTAAGCTCGTCGTGTTGGCCGCGGCGGCGGCATTGGCCGCGCCGACCGTCGACCCGATAGTGGCTAAATCTCCGGCCGCTGCCACCAGCGCCTCCGGCGCCGCGAACACGAACGACATCTGACACCTCCCGATACGCCATGACTGCGTTGTCATGCCGATCTGGAGCCTCCCCCGTCACCAGAGAAAATCGGCCAATACAGCGTATCGCTGCGCGGCCGACACAGTTGTGGGTTTGCCCGAAATCCGGGCTAGGTTTTGCGAGCCGGCGTCCGCGACCGCGCACCGTGACGGTGATGGACCGCGCGGGGCCGAGTCACATCGATTACGGGACTTGCACTGCGCCCTCCCCGGTGGTCGAATAGCGATAATGAAAATCATGTTCATCATCCGCAGCAGCTCGCGGTGATGTGGCCGGTGTGGATGGCGTCGCCGCCGGAGGTGCACTCGGCGTTGCTCAGCAGCGGCCCGGGACCCGGCTCCCTGCTGTCCGCCGCCGCGGCGTGGTCGGCGCTGAGCGCCGAATACGGCACCGCTGCAGACGAGCTCATGGTCGTACTGGGCGCGGTCCAGGGCGGCGCCTGGGAAGGTCCCAGCGCTGAGCGGTATGTGGCCGCCCACGTGCCCTATCTGATGTGGTTGATGCAAGCCGGCACAGTCAGTGCGGCCGCGGCGGCGCGGCATGAAACCGTGGCCGCCGCCTACAGCAGCGCGCTTGGCGCGATGCCGACGCTGGCCGAGTTGGCGGCCAACCATGCCATCCACGGCGTCCTGGTGGCGACGAACTTCTTCGGGATCAACACCATCCCGATCGCGCTCAACGAAGCCGACTACGTGCGGATGTGGATCCAGGCGGCCACCACCATGGCGACCTACGAAGCGGTGTCCGGCGCGGCTGTCGCATCCACACCGCAGACTTCCCCGGCGCCGCAGATTGTGACAGCCGAAGCCGACGACGGCCATGACCATGAACACGGGGGTGACCCCACCCCAATCGACAACTTCGTTGCCGAAGTCCTGCGCATCATCACCGGTGGCCGGGTGATATGGGATCCCGCCGAAGGCACCGTCAACGGAATCCCCTACGACGAGTATACGAATGCGGCCCAACCCATCTGGTGGCTTGTTCGTGCGCTCGAATTCAGCCAGGACTTTCAAACGTTCGCCAAGGAACTGTTCACCAACCCGGCGGCGGCGATGCAATTCCTCGTCGAACTGATGCTGTTCGACTGGCCGACCCACGTCGCGCAGATCATCCAAGCGCTCAGCCAGTCCCCGCAGTTGCTCGCTGTCGCTGTCAGCGGCGCCATCTCCAACCTGGGGGCGGTGACCGGCTTCGCCGGGCTGTCTGGCCTGGCCGGAATCCAGCCGGCCGGGATACCGGTCGCGGCGCCGATAGCCGCCGCGCCCACCATGGTGCCGGTCGCCGCCATGACTCCGACCGTTACCGCGTCGGCCGCAGCGCCTGCGCCGGCGCCGGCGCCGGCCTCCATGACCAGCACAGCGGCCGGCCCCGGCCCGGCACCGCCGCCGGCCCCGGCTGCACCGGGCATCGGCTATCCCTTCCTGGTGGGTGGCGGTCCGGGCATCGGGTTCGGCGACGGGATGAGCAGCAGCGCTGCCGCCAGTGCCAAGAAGAAGGCGCCCGAACCCGATTCCGCCGCCGCGGCCGCCACGGCAGCCGCCCGTGAGCAGGCCCGACGGCGGCGGCGCCGCAGCGCAGCGCTGCGCGGCTACGGCGACGAGTTTATGGACGTTGAGGTCAGCCCGGACTGGGACCTACCGCAGGACGAAGAGCCGGCTGCGCCGACCGCCTCGGATCAAGGTGCGGCGAACCTGGGATTCGCCGGCACAATTCACAAGGACACAGCCGGCGCGGCGGCAGGCTTGGCCACGCTGGCCGGTGATCAGTTCGATGCCGGACCCAGGGAGCCGATGCTCCCCGGTACCTGGGAGCCAGACGGCCCAGCCAGGCATTAATGTCGGTTGAATGCGTAGTGAAGGTGACACCTGGGACATCAACACGAGTGTCGGATCGACCGCGCTTTTCGTCGCCACCGCACGGGCTTTGGAGGCCCAAAAGCCCGACCCGCTGGCCGTCGATCCATATGCGGAACTGTTCTGTCGGGCCGTTGGCGGTTCCTGGGCCGACGTGCTCGACGGCAAGGCTCCCGGCCACGACTTGAAAAGCGAGGAGTTCGGCGAGCACTTCGTCAATTTCCAAGGTGCCCGCACCAGGTACTTTGACGCCTACTTCCAGCGGACCGCCGACGCCGGAGCGCGCCAGGTGGTCATCTTGGCGGCGGGACTGGACTCACGCGCCTACCGGCTGCCCTGGCCGGATGGAACCACGGTCTTCGAGCTGGATCGGCCGCCGGTGCTCGATTTCAAGCGCGAGGTGCTGTCCCGGCACGGCGCCACGCCGCGCGCCGTGCGACGTGAAATCGCGGTCGATCTGCGGGAAGACTGGCCGCAAGCGTTGCAAGAAAACGGCTTTGATCCTGCTAAACCGTCGGCGTGGATCGCCGAGGGGCTGCTGATCTATCTTCCGGCCGCCGCGCAGGAGCAGCTGTTCACCGGCATTGACAACCTCGCCTGCCCAGGCAGCCACGCCGCCGTGGAGGACGGAAGCCCGCTTCCCCCGGAGGAATTCGCCGCAAAAGTGGAAGAAGAACGGGCCGTCGTCGCGGCCGGTGACGCGAATCCGTTTTTCCAGCTGGTCTACAACGAGCAGTGCGCACCGGCCACCGAGTGGTTCGGGGCACATGGCTGGACTGCCCTCGGTACTCCGTTGGTCGAGTACCTTCGTGAGGTCGACCGGCCGGTGCCGGAACCGGGGACCGAGGCCGGGGCGCTGTTTGTGCGCAACACTCTGGTGAGTGCCACCAAGCCGTAGGCGCGTCGGAAGAAGCAATGAGTTCGCCCTGCGCGGGAACTTTTCCGGGCCGGCGTACGACTACTGACGGCCCGCCACGTATTCCGGCAAGGAGGCCTGCATGGCGCTAGCGGCTGCTCTCGACCGACTGGCGTGACTATGACGGCACCGGTGTGGATGGCTTGGCCTCCAGAGGTGCATTCGACCCAGCTCCGCAGCGGCCCCGGGCCCGGCGGCATGTTGGCTGCGGCGTCGGCGTGGAGTTCGCTGAGTGCCGAGTACGCTGCGGCGGCAGATCAGCTCGCCGAGCTTCTGGGGGCGGTTCAGGCCGGCGCCTGGCAGGGACCGACCGCCGCGCGCTATGTGGCCGCCCACGTGCCGTACCTGGCCTGGCTGACGCGGGCCGGCGCGAACAGCGCGGCGAGGGCAGCTCAGCATGAGGCCGCGGCTGCGGCCTACACCGCGGCGCTGGCCGCGATGCCTACGCTGGCGGAGTTGGCGGCTAACCATGCAATCCATGCGGTACTGGTCGCGACCAACTTCTTCGGGGTCAACACCATTCCCATCGCGCTCAACGAGGCCGACTATGTCCGGATGTGGATCCAGGCCGCCGTCACCATGTCGACGTATCAGGCGCTCTCCGGTGCCGCGGTGGCGTCCGCGCCGGCGGCCGAGCCCGCCCCGGAAATCGAGGCGATGCACGCCGATCACGGCGCAGACGAGGGTGACCATGGCGGAATCATCGACAATGACGGCGGCGACCCGACGCAATTGAGTTGGTGGATAAACCGCTTCACCGAAATCACCCAGACCCTGGCACGGGACCTGGAGCAATTTCCGGAGAACCCGTCCGCTTCGATTGCGCTGATTCAGAACGATATTCCGTTACTTGTGGCCGACGAAATCAGCCACGTGGGCGAAGTCATCAGCACATTCCCGCAATTGCAGGTGCTTCCGCTCGCTTTGCCGATCGCCGCCCCCGGTCTCTTGGGGGGGTTTGCCGGGTTGAGTGGGCTGGGTGGTGTGCAGCCGGCCGTAGTGCCCGAGCTTGCGGTTGCGCCGATGCCCGCCACGTCGGAGCCCGGCCTGCATGCCGTCGCGGGCCCCTCTTTCGGGACCGCAGCGGCCGCGCCGGGTGCGGCTCCAACGGCGGCCTCGGCACCACCGGCCGCTCCGACCCCGGCGGCAACGCCGACACCCCCGGCACCGCCCGCTGCAGGAGTCGCCGGTGCGGCTTTCCCATACGTGGTTGGCGGCCCCGGCGTCGGGTTCGACTCGGCGATGAGCGCTTCGGCCCGGCGCACGGCGTCAGAACCGGACCAGGCCGCCGTACCGGCGATGGCCGCCACGGCTGCGCGAGAGGAGAAGCTGGCGCGTCGGCGTCGTCGGACAGCGCTGCAGGACTGTGGTTTTCGCTACGAGTTCCTGGACCCGGAACCCTCATCGGATGCAGCGCCTGCTCCGTCTGCGGCCTCCGGTCAGGGGGCGGGGATTGTGGGATTCGCCGCAACCGCAAGCCGGGAGGGCATCTACGACGCGTCGGGGCTGGCGACGTTCACCGGGGACGGGTTCGGTGGCGGACCGGTTGTGCCATTGGTTCCCGGTAGTTGGGATGCCGATGCGTGCCAATGAAATCCGTTGCAGCAAACAGATATCGGAGATAACCAGATTCGATGCCGGCCTGATGAATCGGAACTCCGAGGGCCGCAACAACTTCGACAACCCGTCGTAGCCGGTTCGCGCCCACCGCTGCGTTATTCCACGCATCACTCCGCATTCTGCGTTCGTTGGTACCTGACCGCCGGCTACAAACACATTGGCGGCCACGTGTTTCGATGTGCTGTCGTGGGATGCAGGAGGATTGCCGGACTGCGGCAACAAAATTCGAGAAGGGCGGCCGGACCCCGCAAGCCAGCGGCTGACAACAGGACATTCCGCCCTCGCTCGGCGGCTCTTGTCGGTGCGAAATGCCTACGCGCACGTAGGTTTTTCCTACCGCTTTTCCTACGCAACCGTAGCCATGGACATCTTTTGACAAGGAGTACGACCCGTGAGATCTTTTTCCGCACTGTGCCTGACAGTCGCGGTCGGCAAGGCCTTCGGCCATGCAGGCGGATGAGACACAATCGGAAGGAGTCGATAGTGACGTTGCAAGTGGTTCCGGAAGGTTTGGCAGCGGCCAGCGGGGCAGTGGAAGCGCTCACCGCTCGCCTGGCGGCCGCGCATGCTGCTGCACTACCGGCAATTACGGCTGTGGTGCCGCCGGCCGCTGACCCGGTGTCGATACAGACCGCGGCCGGGTTTAGCACCCACGGCAGCGCCCACGCCGCGGTGGTGGCCGAAGGCATTGAAGAGCTTGGCCGTTCGGGAATCGGTGTTGCTGAATCCGGCGTCAGTTACGCCGCGGGTGACGCCGCAGCGGCAGTGACGTACTCGGCCTCAGGCGGCTGGGTATGACCGCGCCGCTCTGGATGGCCAGCCCTCCGGAGGTGCATTCGGCATTGCTCAGCGCCGGCGCCGGCCCCGCTCCGCTGCTGGCGGCATCGGCGGCATGGACATCGCTGAGTGCCGAATATGCCGGCGCAGCAGAAGAACTCACGCTCATACTGGCAGCGGTGCAGGCTGGCGCGTGGCAAGGCCCCAGCGTCGAAGCATACGTGGCCGCGCACGTGCCGTATGTGGCGTGGTTGATGCAGACCAGCGCCGACAGCGCGGCAACTGCCGCCGGGCATGACACGGTGGCTGCAGCCTACGTCAGCGCACTGGCCGCGATGCCGACCTTGGCGGAGCTGGCCGCCAACCACGTCACCCACGGGGTATTGGTCGCGACGAATTTCTTTGGTATCAACACCATCCCGATCGCGCTCAACGAGGCCGACTATGTCCGGATGTGGATCCAGGCGGCGACCACTATGGGCGTCTATGAGACCGTCAGCGGCGCGGCATTGGTCTCGACACCGCATATCACGCCGGCGCCGGTACTCGTCAAACCCGGTGTGGGTGAGGCCGGCAGCGCCGCGGCCACGGCGGGCCAAACCCTTACCCCCTTCCCGTGGAATCAATTACATCAGTTCCTGGAATTGTTCATGAAGGCCTGGACACAGATCGGCCAGTTATTGGTGAACGCCGCCTTCTCGTTCGTTCTGTGGTCGTACAATTTGATCCAGGCGCTGGTGAATTTGAATTTCTGGGGGGCGCTCGAAGCTGTGATAATGCTCGTTCTCACCGAGACCTGGTTTGCCATCGGAGTGATGTTGATTCCATTGCTGCTGTCCGCTCTTGTGCTGGAAGTTGTCGACGTTATTGGCAGCTGGATCATTGGCAATTTGTTCGGTGTCGGTTCGCTCTTGATGGGCACTGCGGCGGGAGCGCTGGCGGCTGCTGTTGTTCCGGGTGTAGCCGGTGTGGCCGGATTGGCCGGATTGACCGCTATGCCGGCGGCGGCTGCGGTGGCAGCGCCAGCTGCGGGATTGGCTGCTGCGCCGGCCGTGGCTGTCGCGGCAGTGGAGCCGGCGCCCGATGCTGCGGCGGCTGCTGTTGGGGCAGCGGAGCCGGCGCGCCTGGTGTCGACAGTGCAGCCGGGTTCCGGGATCGCGCCGGCGTCGGCATCGGCTTCTGATCGTGGTGCCGCGACGTTTGGGTTTGCCGGAACGGCCGGCAAGGAGATCGTCGGACAGCCCGGCGGATTGACGGCATTGCAGGGCGCCGAGTACGGCGGTGCCGCGCACCTGCCAATGCTGCCGGCCACCTGGGAGCCGAGTGCCCTCGGAGCGGGCAGCCCACAGTCGTTTGCAGCGTGACGAGCTGACAACGAGTAACTGGAACACCAAATAGAAGGGAAGAGTTATGAGTTTGTTGGATGCCCATATTCCGCAGTTGGTGGCGTCGCAGTCGGCGTTTACGGCCAAGGCGGCGTTGATGCGGCACACGATCGGGCAGGCCGAGCAGTCGGCGATGTCGGCGCAGGCGTTTCATCAGGGCGAGTCGGCGGCGGCGTTCCAGGGCGCGCACGCCCGCTTTGTGGAGGCCGCCGCCAAGGTCAACGCCTTGCTGGATATCGCGCAGGCCAACCTGGGCGACGCCGCGGGCACCTATGTGGCCGCCGATGCCGCCGCCGCATCCACCTACACCGGCTTCTGAGCCACACCCTGTCACCCGCAAACCTCGAAAGGACTTGTGATGTCGCAGATCATGTACAACTACCCGGCCATGCTCGGCCATGCCGGGGACATGTCCGGCTATGCCGGCACCCTGCACAGCCTGGGCGCCGATGTCGCCAACGAGCAGGCCGCGCTGTCGAATGCCTGGCAGGGCGACACCGGGATGACCTACCAGGGCTGGCAGACCCAGTGGAACCAGGCCATGGAGGACCTGATGCGGGCTTATCAGTCGAT
Proteins encoded in this window:
- the esxG gene encoding type VII secretion system protein EsxG; the encoded protein is MSLLDAHIPQLVASQSAFTAKAALMRHTIGQAEQSAMSAQAFHQGESAAAFQGAHARFVEAAAKVNALLDIAQANLGDAAGTYVAADAAAASTYTGF
- a CDS encoding WXG100 family type VII secretion target, whose product is MSQIMYNYPAMLGHAGDMSGYAGTLHSLGADVANEQAALSNAWQGDTGMTYQGWQTQWNQAMEDLMRAYQSMASTHESNTMAMLARDGAEAAKWGA